TGAAGCTAATAGATTATTCTAAAACCTTGAAATTCTCCAGTACAAGGCTCCCATTGAACTTCAACATCTTTAACGATAGCCCCTCGGGGACCCCGACGACAGAAATCTAAGATGTCGTCGACAGCATCCTTCTCACCTTCAAAGACAGCCTCTACACGGCCGT
The nucleotide sequence above comes from Candidatus Bathyarchaeota archaeon. Encoded proteins:
- a CDS encoding acylphosphatase; its protein translation is MKVKAHVYVSGHVQGVFFRHETRKHALRLGVSGWIRNLPDGRVEAVFEGEKDAVDDILDFCRRGPRGAIVKDVEVQWEPCTGEFQGFRIIY